In Flavobacterium hankyongi, the genomic window TTTAGCTTCGGAAATTAGGTTTTGAAATACTTTTTGCTGTGTTTCAATAGGATTATTTACCCATTTTTTGGTTTTATGATGAATGATGGAAGCAAATAATTTTGCTCCAAAACTTTTAATAGACATCCTAGTTGAATTTGTTTTTTATTGCTCTTTCTGTTGTAAAAAGTAAATATAATGTCGCTAAAAAGAGAAATAATAAATTTAAAAGTATTTCATGTTTTTCTTCAATTACAATTTTTAAGAAGCTTACCACAATTAAAAATAATCCTGCATGAATCATTTTATTAGAAGAATACCTTTGAGCAAAATCCCATGTTTCTTGATTTTTCATCGAAGCAAGAGTTCTAT contains:
- a CDS encoding SdpI family protein, which encodes MNDFLEFSYPISFLVGIIFIVISLITRILPPKKINALYGYRTLASMKNQETWDFAQRYSSNKMIHAGLFLIVVSFLKIVIEEKHEILLNLLFLFLATLYLLFTTERAIKNKFN